The Saccharopolyspora gloriosae genome window below encodes:
- a CDS encoding class I SAM-dependent methyltransferase, whose amino-acid sequence MHNDANFLTDNPELYEEQFPDPEHLAARFVLDLIGRYGGGEDILDVGCGSGRDAAHWSRNGYSVTGIDTSPRMIEHAQRQCPDGTFALADMRTFRLDTAFDAVTCLDSAFLYCHTNSDLDDFLDRCRAHLRPGGLLIAEMRNGAFFLGNSELLDGIRERSVQWKGAAYRSRTRLWIDHAEQLLRRERVWDWPGCGRELTQRSAWRLLFPQELRRILAQAGFDVLAMFDHPGPRTDPTWHPSADLSTALSGDRLHLIAQRTT is encoded by the coding sequence GTGCACAACGATGCCAACTTCCTGACCGACAACCCCGAGCTCTACGAGGAGCAATTCCCCGACCCGGAACACCTCGCCGCGCGATTCGTCCTCGACCTGATCGGCCGGTACGGCGGCGGGGAGGACATCCTCGACGTCGGCTGCGGCAGCGGTCGCGATGCCGCGCACTGGTCGCGCAACGGGTATTCCGTGACCGGAATCGACACGTCGCCGCGGATGATCGAGCACGCGCAACGGCAATGCCCCGACGGAACCTTCGCGCTCGCCGACATGCGCACCTTTCGGCTCGATACCGCATTCGATGCCGTCACGTGCCTCGACAGCGCATTCCTGTACTGCCACACGAATTCCGATCTCGACGACTTCCTCGACCGGTGTCGCGCACACCTGCGACCTGGTGGGCTGCTCATCGCCGAAATGCGCAACGGGGCTTTCTTCCTCGGCAACTCCGAGCTGCTCGACGGAATCCGGGAACGGTCCGTGCAGTGGAAAGGGGCGGCGTACCGGTCCCGGACCCGGCTGTGGATCGACCACGCCGAGCAATTGCTGCGACGGGAACGGGTATGGGACTGGCCGGGTTGCGGCCGAGAACTCACCCAAAGATCCGCCTGGCGCCTGCTCTTCCCACAAGAACTCCGCCGAATCCTCGCCCAAGCGGGTTTTGACGTGCTCGCCATGTTCGACCACCCCGGCCCGCGCACCGACCCGACCTGGCACCCCAGCGCGGACCTCAGCACCGCCCTGTCCGGCGACCGCCTCCACCTCATCGCCCAGCGCACCACCTGA
- a CDS encoding ABC transporter ATP-binding protein yields MNVVDVGELTVSLDTRPVVAGVSFAMAAGEVTALVGESGSGKTTTGLALLGERPPGADVDGDVVVAGDRVAADRPPAPGRIGYIPQHPSAALNPVRRVGSVLREIARRHIGTVPRAQRKELVRTKVSTALRRAQLPDGDTLLNRYPHQLSGGQQQRILLAQALVCDPVVVIADEPTTGQDALTRGQIVEELRSLAELGIAVLLLTHDLDVVRQLAHHVLVMRAGAVVESGPATEVLSSPTHAYTRLLVESQPDSRAPLGTSEADPPPAVVSARELIAGHRERGRFTETLHSVSLEIPAGERIAVVGRSGSGKTTLARCLAGLHPPRRGAVLLDGTPLAARLRGRTRAQLADIQYVFQDARASFNEFAPVIDQVARTAERLRGVDRREARSQADGWFRRIGLGPEITARLPESLSGGELQRAALVRALLAEPRVLICDEITSGLDTVTQAELLGVLKELQTAAQCALVVITHDLGVVADLAEQVVIVDEGHIVERGPASEVLRAPQHSMTCALIEAATSRIART; encoded by the coding sequence GTGAACGTCGTCGATGTCGGCGAGCTGACGGTCTCGCTGGACACCCGGCCCGTGGTCGCCGGAGTGTCGTTCGCCATGGCGGCCGGCGAGGTCACCGCGTTGGTGGGGGAGTCCGGTAGTGGCAAGACCACCACCGGACTCGCGCTGCTCGGTGAACGCCCGCCCGGTGCCGACGTCGACGGCGATGTAGTCGTGGCCGGCGATCGCGTAGCTGCGGACCGGCCACCTGCGCCCGGGCGGATCGGATACATCCCGCAGCACCCTTCGGCGGCGCTCAACCCGGTCCGCCGTGTCGGCTCGGTGCTGCGCGAGATCGCGCGCCGACACATCGGCACGGTTCCGCGCGCGCAGCGCAAGGAACTGGTGCGCACCAAGGTCTCGACAGCGCTGCGCCGAGCTCAGCTGCCGGATGGGGACACCCTGCTCAACCGCTACCCGCACCAGCTCTCCGGTGGGCAGCAGCAGCGCATCCTCCTCGCTCAAGCGCTGGTGTGCGACCCGGTCGTGGTGATCGCTGACGAGCCCACGACCGGGCAGGACGCTCTTACGCGCGGGCAGATCGTGGAGGAACTGCGGAGCCTGGCCGAGCTGGGGATCGCCGTGCTGCTGCTGACCCATGACCTCGACGTGGTGCGGCAGCTGGCGCACCACGTGTTGGTCATGCGAGCCGGGGCGGTGGTCGAATCCGGCCCCGCCACCGAGGTTCTGAGCTCGCCGACGCACGCCTACACGAGGCTGCTGGTCGAGTCGCAGCCCGACAGCCGGGCGCCGCTCGGTACGAGCGAGGCCGACCCGCCACCCGCGGTGGTCTCCGCGCGTGAACTGATCGCCGGCCACCGTGAACGGGGAAGGTTCACCGAGACGCTGCACTCGGTGTCGCTCGAAATTCCAGCGGGCGAGCGCATCGCGGTTGTGGGCCGTTCCGGCAGCGGTAAGACGACGCTGGCCCGATGCCTCGCCGGTCTGCACCCGCCCCGGCGCGGGGCAGTGCTGCTCGACGGAACGCCGCTCGCCGCTCGATTGCGCGGGCGAACCCGAGCACAACTGGCCGACATCCAATACGTCTTCCAGGACGCCCGCGCATCGTTCAACGAGTTCGCGCCCGTCATCGACCAGGTCGCCAGAACCGCCGAACGGCTTCGCGGCGTTGATCGACGAGAGGCTCGCAGTCAGGCCGACGGGTGGTTCCGGCGCATCGGACTCGGCCCGGAGATCACGGCACGGCTGCCCGAGTCGTTGTCCGGTGGCGAGCTGCAACGAGCTGCGCTCGTTCGGGCGCTGCTCGCCGAACCGCGGGTCCTGATCTGCGATGAGATCACGTCCGGGCTGGACACGGTCACTCAAGCCGAACTGCTCGGCGTGCTGAAGGAGCTCCAGACCGCTGCGCAGTGCGCGTTGGTGGTGATCACGCACGACCTGGGCGTGGTGGCCGACCTGGCCGAGCAGGTCGTGATC
- a CDS encoding PLP-dependent cysteine synthase family protein — MRDTPVTRISTPLPDHQPGFWAKLECLGAGGMKARAAIAMLRGARSRGELRPGAPVVESTSGTLGIGLAFAGQALGHPVVLVVDRELERSMRSLLRAHGVRTEVVDRPHPAGGWQQARLDRVQQLCAELPDAYWPDQYNNPDNPAGYVKLAEELVAQLGSADTLVCSVGSGGHSAGIIRTLRRHWPRLRLIGVDTVGSTIFGQPARRRLMRGLGSSIFPRNVAYAEFDEVHWVGPAEAVDACRRLAAHSFVSGGWSTGAVALVAGWEARRESGSQVVTVFPDGPHRYLDSIFDDDFCHEHGLLGGRPATRPVEIADAAAVEVHGWARCGAVHDPARSAEVPA; from the coding sequence ATGCGGGACACACCGGTCACCCGGATCAGCACGCCGCTGCCGGATCACCAGCCGGGGTTCTGGGCGAAGCTCGAATGCCTCGGCGCCGGCGGCATGAAAGCGCGCGCCGCGATCGCGATGCTGCGCGGAGCCCGCTCTCGCGGTGAACTCCGGCCCGGGGCGCCCGTCGTGGAGTCCACCAGCGGCACCCTCGGGATCGGGCTCGCCTTCGCCGGGCAAGCGCTCGGGCATCCCGTCGTCCTCGTCGTCGACCGGGAGCTGGAGCGAAGCATGCGGTCGCTGCTGCGCGCGCACGGCGTCCGGACCGAGGTCGTCGACCGCCCGCATCCCGCGGGAGGCTGGCAGCAGGCCCGGCTGGATCGGGTGCAGCAGCTGTGCGCGGAACTGCCCGACGCCTACTGGCCGGACCAGTACAACAACCCGGACAACCCGGCCGGGTACGTGAAGTTGGCGGAAGAACTCGTCGCCCAGCTCGGTTCGGCCGACACCCTGGTCTGCAGCGTCGGCTCGGGCGGGCACAGCGCGGGCATCATCCGCACGTTGCGGCGGCACTGGCCACGGCTGCGCCTGATCGGGGTCGACACCGTCGGCTCGACGATTTTCGGGCAGCCCGCGCGACGCCGCCTCATGCGGGGGCTCGGCAGCAGCATCTTCCCGCGCAACGTCGCCTACGCCGAGTTCGACGAGGTGCACTGGGTGGGTCCGGCCGAAGCCGTCGACGCCTGCCGCAGGCTCGCCGCGCACTCCTTCGTCAGCGGAGGGTGGAGCACCGGCGCGGTCGCCTTGGTGGCGGGCTGGGAAGCCCGGCGCGAATCCGGTTCGCAAGTCGTCACCGTGTTCCCCGACGGCCCGCACCGCTACCTCGACTCGATCTTCGACGACGACTTCTGCCACGAACACGGCCTGCTCGGCGGCCGACCGGCGACCCGGCCGGTGGAGATCGCCGACGCCGCGGCCGTCGAAGTGCACGGCTGGGCGCGGTGCGGTGCCGTGCACGACCCCGCGCGGTCCGCGGAGGTGCCCGCGTGA
- a CDS encoding ATP-grasp domain-containing protein — translation MGHLLMVESWVGAMSTLLPRGIRDGGHRFSFLTRDVQHYLRAWNRPGSHPLLGAENVLHAETNDVASLVEHVAKLQPALGFDGVLTSCDYYLGATAHLAQRLGLPGSPPEAVARACNKDQTRLALREAGVPGPAFALADGASGLREAALALGFPLVIKPVDLCAGMFVRKVSNEAELSEAVRELEGFPVNARGQRRSGTVLLEELLTGPEVSVEAVTAHGRTTVVGVTDKSVAGESCFVETGHMFPAALDADTERAVTSVAVAAIAALGLDNTVTHTELKLTPTGPRIVEVNPRPAGNQITELIRRVTGIDLPAVHAQLALGESPRLAAEPTGAGSAAISFLLPPRTGPIDRIDGAEGIHGIDGVVDSAFKAAGHVAGPANSNNNYLGHVMTTDPAPGAARARAEAAIGSVEVVYAAGLVGA, via the coding sequence GTGGGTCACCTGCTGATGGTGGAAAGCTGGGTCGGGGCGATGAGCACGTTGCTGCCCCGAGGAATCCGGGACGGGGGCCACCGGTTCAGCTTCCTCACCCGGGACGTGCAGCACTACTTGCGCGCGTGGAACCGTCCTGGCTCCCATCCCCTGCTCGGCGCGGAGAACGTGCTCCACGCCGAGACCAACGACGTGGCCTCGCTGGTCGAACACGTGGCGAAGCTCCAGCCGGCGCTGGGATTCGACGGCGTGCTCACCTCGTGCGACTACTACCTCGGCGCCACCGCGCATCTCGCTCAGCGCCTCGGCCTGCCCGGATCTCCGCCGGAAGCGGTGGCGCGCGCCTGCAACAAGGACCAAACCCGATTAGCCCTGCGCGAGGCGGGGGTGCCGGGGCCGGCGTTCGCGCTCGCCGACGGCGCCTCCGGGCTGCGCGAAGCGGCCCTTGCCCTCGGATTCCCGTTGGTGATCAAGCCGGTCGACCTGTGCGCGGGAATGTTCGTGCGCAAGGTGTCGAACGAGGCGGAACTCAGCGAAGCGGTGCGCGAGCTGGAGGGCTTCCCCGTCAACGCCCGCGGGCAGCGGCGCAGCGGCACCGTGCTGCTCGAAGAGCTGCTGACCGGACCCGAAGTGAGCGTGGAAGCCGTGACCGCGCACGGTCGAACGACCGTCGTCGGCGTGACGGACAAGAGCGTCGCGGGTGAATCGTGCTTCGTCGAAACGGGGCACATGTTCCCCGCCGCTCTCGACGCGGACACGGAGCGGGCCGTCACCTCGGTCGCCGTCGCCGCCATCGCGGCGCTCGGCCTGGACAACACCGTCACGCACACCGAGCTCAAGTTGACCCCGACTGGCCCCCGCATCGTCGAGGTCAACCCGCGCCCGGCGGGCAACCAGATCACCGAGCTCATCCGCAGGGTGACCGGGATCGACCTGCCCGCGGTGCACGCGCAGCTCGCGCTGGGCGAATCCCCGCGGTTGGCGGCCGAACCGACCGGTGCGGGCAGCGCGGCGATCTCCTTCCTGCTCCCGCCGCGGACCGGGCCGATCGATCGGATCGACGGCGCGGAGGGGATTCACGGGATCGACGGTGTCGTCGACAGCGCTTTCAAAGCGGCAGGGCACGTGGCGGGCCCGGCGAACAGCAACAACAACTACCTCGGCCACGTCATGACGACCGATCCGGCGCCCGGCGCGGCGCGAGCTCGTGCCGAAGCGGCGATCGGCTCCGTGGAGGTCGTCTACGCGGCGGGCCTGGTCGGCGCATGA
- a CDS encoding ABC transporter permease: protein MIALPIVLAAVGPVFASANSDKDIAFSSGPGHLFGTDFVGRDVWNEVLLGGRSVVLIAVAATLCTYLVAVPIGVAVGMSRSRFLGEAVMRPLDIVLAVPSMLLLLLLASTAPNVMWALVVIVTVINLPDVIRIARASALAISARPAVEAMRLQGESHVRIGLGYVVRAMVRTLAADLGTRFTGAVYLVASASFLGVGVSPQTSDWAAMVDRNRTGLFLQPWAVVLPALLIVALSVGVNLAFDQLLRRKRREVRA, encoded by the coding sequence TTGATCGCCCTGCCGATCGTGCTCGCGGCGGTCGGTCCGGTCTTCGCGTCCGCCAACTCGGACAAGGACATCGCGTTCAGCAGCGGGCCCGGGCACCTGTTCGGCACCGACTTCGTCGGCCGGGACGTGTGGAACGAGGTGCTCCTGGGCGGCCGCTCGGTGGTGCTGATCGCCGTGGCTGCGACCTTGTGCACGTACCTCGTAGCGGTACCGATCGGGGTGGCGGTGGGGATGAGCCGGTCCAGGTTCCTGGGCGAAGCGGTGATGCGACCGTTGGACATCGTCCTGGCGGTGCCGTCGATGCTCCTGTTGCTGCTGCTGGCTTCCACGGCACCGAACGTCATGTGGGCGTTGGTCGTGATCGTCACGGTGATCAACCTTCCGGATGTCATCAGGATCGCGCGTGCCTCGGCGCTCGCGATCTCAGCGAGACCCGCGGTCGAGGCGATGCGACTCCAAGGGGAGAGCCACGTCCGCATCGGCCTCGGCTATGTCGTGCGGGCGATGGTGCGAACATTGGCCGCGGATTTGGGGACCAGGTTCACTGGCGCCGTCTACCTCGTCGCGTCGGCGAGCTTCCTCGGTGTCGGGGTGTCCCCGCAGACCAGCGATTGGGCGGCGATGGTGGATCGCAACCGCACCGGCTTGTTCCTCCAGCCCTGGGCGGTCGTGCTGCCCGCACTGCTGATCGTGGCATTGTCGGTGGGGGTCAACCTGGCATTCGACCAGCTGTTGCGCAGGAAGCGGCGAGAGGTGCGCGCGTGA
- a CDS encoding dipeptide epimerase, giving the protein MKLTWHTGTLRLREPFRISRSVMHERDAVWIDVSHDGHIGHGEAVTSVYYDLDVPRIVTQLEALRPVIDSSDDPGALLIEARRWVVLDPGLRCAVEAAVHDLAAKCRGITVRELVGAPEFESARTACTIGIVDVAQAVRTATDLVAKGFGVLKVKLGDGTDDAARVAAIRAAAPDARLLLDPNGAWEPGQALRILETLEPHGISAVEQPIRPGTPADLGWVAQRSPIPVIADEDAHTIDDVRELGSSVHGVNVKLAKCGGIQAAVEIIETARSAGVDVMLGCLVASSLGIAPAVHLAGFARWTDLDGHLLLADDPWDGIGGIDGTLRLSGRPGLGVRPRSAT; this is encoded by the coding sequence GTGAAGCTCACCTGGCACACCGGCACGCTGCGGTTGCGGGAGCCGTTCCGCATCTCCCGCTCCGTCATGCACGAACGGGACGCCGTGTGGATCGACGTGTCGCACGACGGGCACATCGGACACGGCGAAGCCGTCACCAGCGTGTACTACGACCTCGACGTGCCGCGGATCGTCACTCAGCTCGAAGCGCTGCGACCGGTCATCGACAGCAGCGACGACCCCGGTGCACTCCTCATCGAGGCGCGGCGGTGGGTCGTGCTCGACCCCGGGCTGCGGTGTGCCGTGGAAGCCGCGGTGCACGACCTGGCCGCGAAGTGCCGCGGCATCACCGTGCGAGAACTGGTCGGCGCGCCGGAATTCGAGTCCGCGCGCACGGCGTGCACCATCGGCATCGTCGACGTGGCTCAAGCGGTGCGAACCGCCACCGACCTCGTCGCCAAGGGATTCGGCGTTCTCAAGGTCAAGCTCGGGGACGGTACCGACGACGCGGCCAGGGTGGCGGCGATCCGCGCGGCCGCACCCGACGCCCGGCTGCTGCTCGACCCCAACGGGGCGTGGGAGCCCGGACAGGCGCTGCGCATCCTCGAAACCCTGGAACCGCACGGGATTTCCGCCGTCGAACAACCCATTCGCCCCGGCACGCCCGCAGACCTCGGGTGGGTCGCGCAACGCAGCCCCATCCCCGTGATCGCGGACGAAGACGCGCACACGATCGACGACGTCCGCGAACTCGGCTCCTCCGTGCACGGGGTGAACGTGAAACTGGCCAAGTGCGGTGGGATCCAGGCCGCCGTCGAGATCATCGAAACGGCCCGCTCCGCCGGTGTCGACGTGATGCTCGGATGCCTCGTCGCGAGCTCGCTCGGCATCGCCCCCGCCGTGCACCTCGCAGGATTCGCCCGCTGGACCGACCTCGACGGGCACCTGCTGCTCGCCGACGACCCCTGGGACGGGATCGGAGGGATCGACGGAACACTGCGGCTCAGCGGACGTCCCGGGCTGGGAGTGCGACCGAGGTCGGCGACATGA
- a CDS encoding ABC transporter substrate-binding protein — protein sequence MESERSAVYSSDRSPVTRRGFLGLTAAAALAAGVSGCATGNSGSSAGAPRPGGRLRAVFPGGGADEVLDPHTTDLYAEVARAKALFDKLADYGSDMSPQPRLAERWESSADLLTWRVPLRQAAFHDGKPLRADDVLSSYARILRPDSTRRAKASLSVIDLANSRAIDDRTVEFRLKRPYAEFPNALATLGAYIVPEGAQHFDRPIGSGPFRFTSFEPGRSFLAARNPDYWDGAPHLDELEILVSNDESARVNALLGDQADYAHDLTATTARSHEEAGQIQIHRLPLSNFHALAMKVDRPPFDRREVRQAFFHLIDREELVRSVLQGSGEVANDLFGKNYQYYNDALPQRRQDLDQARALLRQAGAENLTVELLTSEASPGLREAALAIADQAKQAGVTVKVTLGNKDTYWSDIADRGSVVSYRSGAMPIESHISQRLLSGSTTNNTKWQRREFDELYHQAQATSDERARTELYMEMQRELFEEGGFLWWGVSDWIVASANRVGGIDDRAPANTLDWARFDKVWMG from the coding sequence ATGGAGTCCGAGAGGTCGGCCGTGTACTCGTCTGATCGGAGCCCGGTGACGAGGCGGGGGTTCCTGGGGCTCACTGCTGCGGCCGCGCTGGCGGCGGGGGTGTCGGGATGTGCGACGGGTAACTCCGGCTCGAGTGCCGGGGCGCCGCGGCCCGGGGGCCGGTTGCGCGCGGTGTTCCCGGGCGGCGGCGCCGATGAGGTGCTGGACCCGCACACCACGGATCTGTACGCCGAGGTCGCCAGGGCGAAGGCGTTGTTCGACAAGCTCGCGGACTACGGATCCGACATGTCGCCGCAGCCGCGGCTGGCCGAACGGTGGGAATCGAGCGCGGACCTGCTGACCTGGCGGGTCCCGCTCCGGCAGGCCGCGTTCCACGATGGAAAGCCGTTGCGCGCCGACGACGTGTTATCTAGCTACGCGCGCATCCTGCGACCCGACAGCACTCGCCGTGCCAAGGCCAGCCTCTCGGTGATCGACCTCGCCAACAGCCGCGCGATCGACGATCGCACCGTCGAGTTCCGGCTGAAGCGCCCCTATGCGGAGTTCCCCAACGCGCTCGCCACCCTGGGCGCCTACATCGTTCCGGAGGGCGCGCAGCACTTCGACCGGCCCATCGGCTCAGGTCCGTTCCGGTTCACCTCGTTCGAGCCGGGCCGCAGTTTCCTCGCGGCGCGGAACCCGGACTACTGGGACGGCGCACCACACCTCGACGAGCTGGAAATCCTGGTCAGCAATGACGAATCCGCCAGGGTCAACGCGCTGCTCGGCGACCAGGCGGACTACGCGCACGACTTGACCGCCACCACCGCCCGCAGCCACGAGGAAGCCGGTCAGATCCAGATCCACCGGCTGCCGTTGAGCAACTTCCACGCGTTGGCGATGAAGGTGGACCGCCCGCCGTTCGACCGGCGCGAGGTGCGACAGGCGTTCTTCCACCTGATCGACCGCGAGGAACTCGTCCGCTCGGTGCTGCAGGGATCCGGGGAAGTCGCCAACGACCTCTTCGGCAAGAACTACCAGTACTACAACGACGCGTTGCCGCAGCGGCGGCAGGATCTGGACCAGGCCAGGGCGCTGTTGCGGCAGGCGGGCGCGGAGAACCTGACGGTCGAACTGCTCACCTCCGAAGCGTCGCCCGGTTTACGCGAAGCCGCGCTGGCCATCGCGGACCAGGCCAAGCAGGCAGGTGTGACCGTCAAGGTGACCTTGGGGAACAAGGACACCTACTGGTCGGACATCGCCGATCGGGGGTCCGTGGTGAGCTACCGATCCGGAGCGATGCCGATCGAGTCGCACATCTCGCAGCGGTTGCTGTCCGGTTCGACGACCAACAACACCAAATGGCAGCGCCGCGAGTTCGACGAGCTCTACCACCAGGCGCAGGCCACATCGGACGAACGTGCTCGCACCGAGCTCTACATGGAGATGCAGCGCGAACTGTTCGAAGAAGGCGGCTTCCTGTGGTGGGGCGTGTCGGACTGGATCGTGGCGTCGGCGAACAGGGTGGGCGGCATCGATGACCGCGCGCCGGCGAACACCTTGGACTGGGCACGGTTCGACAAGGTGTGGATGGGGTGA
- a CDS encoding MFS transporter, translated as MTTWRLVRSFPVAVQVLLVNQLGVNIGFYLLIPYLAGYLGHDLGMSAALVGVVLGVRNLSQQGLFLIGGTAADRLGARGVIIAGCALRTVGFGLFALGTSLPILLAASILSGLAGALFNPAVRSYLAQETGERRAEAFALFTVFANTGALIGPLLGSALVVIGFATSALVAALIFALLTAAQIAVLPPRAVPPARNTVLRDWRGVLANKRFLVFTLALTGMFALQNQLYLVLPMEAARLTGSSGTVAAVFIVSTVTGLLLQVRITRGCQRKWSRGGAIAAGMGLMGLAFLATVLGGIAIPDAPAALGLPEQLLRLSPVLVATLVLTLGLLMAQPFVNDLIPSFGPNALSGTYFGVFYLAAGVTAAAGNAVIGRVSDLAAHPWAPSALCLGLGLASAAAVFVLHRNGLVGPEPTSQPGASACTTMPTS; from the coding sequence ATGACGACGTGGCGACTCGTCCGGAGCTTCCCGGTCGCGGTGCAGGTGCTGCTGGTCAACCAGCTCGGCGTCAACATCGGCTTCTACCTGCTCATCCCGTACCTCGCCGGCTACCTGGGGCACGACCTGGGCATGTCCGCCGCCCTGGTCGGAGTGGTGCTCGGGGTGCGCAACCTGAGCCAGCAAGGCCTGTTCCTCATCGGCGGCACCGCGGCCGATCGCCTCGGTGCGCGCGGGGTGATCATCGCGGGATGCGCGCTGCGCACCGTCGGGTTCGGGCTGTTCGCGCTCGGCACCTCGCTGCCGATCCTGCTGGCCGCCTCGATCCTCAGCGGGCTCGCCGGGGCGCTGTTCAACCCCGCCGTGCGCTCCTACCTCGCGCAGGAAACCGGGGAGCGGCGAGCGGAGGCGTTCGCGTTGTTCACCGTGTTCGCGAACACCGGTGCGCTGATCGGGCCGCTGCTCGGCAGTGCGCTCGTCGTCATCGGCTTCGCCACCTCCGCGCTCGTCGCCGCGCTGATCTTCGCGCTGCTCACCGCCGCCCAGATCGCGGTGCTGCCGCCCAGAGCAGTACCGCCGGCGCGCAACACGGTCCTGCGGGACTGGCGCGGCGTGCTCGCCAACAAGAGGTTCCTCGTGTTCACGCTCGCACTGACCGGGATGTTCGCCCTGCAGAACCAGCTCTACCTGGTCCTGCCGATGGAAGCGGCCCGGCTCACCGGATCCAGCGGCACCGTCGCCGCCGTGTTCATCGTCTCCACGGTGACCGGACTGCTGCTCCAAGTCCGCATCACCAGGGGCTGCCAGCGGAAGTGGTCCCGGGGCGGTGCCATCGCGGCGGGCATGGGCCTGATGGGGCTGGCCTTCCTCGCCACGGTGCTCGGCGGGATCGCCATCCCCGATGCGCCCGCCGCGCTCGGCCTGCCCGAACAGCTGCTCCGGCTCAGCCCGGTGCTGGTGGCGACGCTCGTGCTCACCCTCGGGCTGCTGATGGCGCAGCCGTTCGTCAACGACCTCATCCCCTCCTTCGGGCCGAACGCCCTCTCCGGCACCTACTTCGGGGTCTTCTACCTGGCCGCCGGTGTCACCGCGGCAGCGGGCAACGCGGTGATCGGCCGGGTGAGCGACCTCGCCGCGCACCCGTGGGCGCCGTCGGCGCTGTGCCTCGGCCTCGGCCTCGCCTCGGCCGCCGCGGTGTTCGTGCTGCACCGCAACGGACTCGTAGGTCCGGAACCGACTTCGCAACCAGGAGCCTCCGCGTGCACAACGATGCCAACTTCCTGA
- a CDS encoding ABC transporter permease has translation MNLPRYVFRRALLGVVQVFLAMVLVFLLTEALPGDAAVTAAGDNPDPAIIELMREQLGLNAPWWHRLGEWMFGAVQGDFGRSLVGPRSVVDIIGSSVGPTLLLAMLTLALVVPVSLGLGILAANREGRLVDRVITSTTLGLYSVPEFAMGILLVTVFAVQLGWFPPTAVGGSALLSRPEVLVLPVLVLLLRPICSLSRLIRAGMIEALHSGFVQQARRCGLPPLRVQLAHALPNAAVPAVQQLARTTDWLIGGVIVVEAIFVIPGLGTTLIEAVSARDLPVVQGLSLVLASVTVLVNLAADIVARLLAPAAEVDG, from the coding sequence GTGAACCTTCCGCGCTACGTCTTTCGACGAGCACTGCTGGGCGTCGTTCAGGTCTTCCTCGCCATGGTGCTGGTGTTCCTCCTGACCGAGGCGTTGCCGGGGGATGCGGCGGTCACCGCCGCCGGGGACAACCCGGATCCGGCGATCATCGAGCTGATGCGTGAGCAGCTCGGGCTGAACGCGCCGTGGTGGCACCGTCTCGGTGAATGGATGTTCGGGGCGGTCCAAGGCGACTTCGGCCGGTCGCTGGTGGGGCCTCGCTCCGTCGTGGACATCATCGGTTCGTCCGTCGGCCCCACGCTTCTGCTGGCGATGCTGACGTTGGCCCTGGTCGTGCCGGTGTCGCTGGGCCTCGGAATCCTCGCCGCGAACAGGGAAGGTCGCCTCGTCGATCGCGTCATCACCTCCACGACCCTCGGCCTGTACTCGGTTCCCGAGTTCGCGATGGGAATTCTGCTGGTCACGGTGTTCGCCGTGCAGCTCGGCTGGTTCCCGCCGACGGCGGTCGGAGGGAGCGCCCTGCTGAGCCGTCCGGAGGTGCTGGTGCTGCCGGTGCTGGTGCTGTTGCTCCGTCCTATCTGCTCCCTGAGCAGGCTGATCCGCGCAGGGATGATCGAAGCGCTGCACTCGGGCTTCGTGCAGCAGGCGCGGCGTTGCGGGCTGCCACCCCTGCGCGTCCAGCTCGCCCACGCCTTGCCCAACGCCGCCGTTCCCGCCGTGCAACAACTCGCGCGGACCACCGACTGGCTGATCGGCGGCGTCATCGTCGTGGAAGCGATCTTCGTGATCCCAGGGCTGGGCACGACGCTGATCGAGGCGGTCTCCGCACGTGATCTCCCGGTGGTGCAGGGCTTGTCCCTGGTGCTGGCGAGCGTGACCGTGCTGGTGAACCTCGCCGCCGACATCGTTGCTCGCCTTCTGGCGCCGGCCGCGGAGGTTGACGGATGA